CAACCTTGAGAAGCAGTCATAACCAGGACATTCGATATGTAAAAACCCACAGTTTCATGCCAATATCTGAGCTCACCATCCAGGAATTTTGCACATCCAGATTATTCATGACTCAAAAATTGAGTAAGGACAGGAATCTCAAAGGGAGAATAAATAGCTTTGAAAGTGGACATTTGACTTAACCAATTTTTAAGTCAAAATATTACAAACAAAATGAAGGTATTTAGGGCActctttcactcactcagtcacttgttatgtccagctccttgcgaccccatgaactacagcctgccaggtgcctctgtccatgggattttctaggcaagaatattgcagtagccatgcccttctccagggaatctttccgacccagggatcaaacccatgtctccttcgttgcaggtggattctttactgctgagtcactggggaaaccCATTTAGGGTACTACTGTCTCCTAAAGTTAACAAATCAAAACATAAGTCAATATTTGTCTTCCATAATTTTAAGGACTTGAAAGACCCAAAGGTTGAACTTGGTAAGTATAATGATTAATTGGTCAATCATTACTCAGTATAAACTGAGCTTAATGGCATGAGACACGTGTCAGGATGTTATGATTCAATATGTAAATTACACAGGTCATAAAGGATTAAAATTTTTCAGACCTTTCTTACTTTTATTATTACGTAAGAAGATgggtgaaggaaagaaaaaatatgcaccttcagttataaaatatctattttatacttttctacaccagagatgtaatgtacagcatagtggCAGCAATTAATAACacttaaggaatctgcctgcaatgtaggagacctgggttctatccctgggttgggaaggtcctctggaggagggcatgccaacctactccagtgttcttgcctggagaatccccatggacggaggagcctggcgtgttgcagtctatcagggtcatgaagagttggacaaactgagcaactaagcacgcatatatttgaaatttgctaaaagagtagatcttaaaagttctcatcccAGGGTAAGAAAAATGGTAACTATGCATAGTGATAGATGTTGACTAGACTTACAGAGGTGATCATTTAATAACATacacatgtatcaaatcattatgctgtgcaatggaaactaatataacattacatgtcaattatatctcattaaattaaaaattaaaatcccatggacagaggagcctggtaggctgcagtccatggggtcgctaagagtcggacatgactgagggacttcgctttcacttttccctttcatgcattggagaaggaaatggcaacccactccagtgttcttgcctggagaatcccagggacggggtagcctgctgggctgctgtctaaggggttgcatagagttggacatgactgaggcaacttagctgcagcagcagcagcagcacggaaaacaactagaccattcaggtttgacctaaatcaaattccttacaattatacagtggaagtgacaaatagattcaagggattagatctgatagacacagtgcctgaagaactatggacggaggttcgtgacactatacaggaggcagggagcaagaccatccctaagaaaaagaaatacaaaaagacaaaatggttgtctgagtaagtgagaaaagaagacaagtgaaagacaaaggagaaaacaaaagataaacccatttgaatgcagagttccaaagaacagcaagaagagagaagaaagccatcttcagtgatcaatacaaaaaaaaaaaaaatagaggaaaacaatagaatgggaaagactagagatctcttcaagaaaattagagataccaagggaacatttcaggcaaagatgggcacaataaaggaccaaagtggtatggacctaacagaagcagaagatattaagaagaggtggcaagaatacacagatctatacaaaaaagatcttcatgacccaaataaccacgatggtgtgatcactcacctagagccagacatcctggaatgcaaagtcaagtggaccttaggaagcattactacgaacaaagttagtggaggtgatggaatcccagctgagctttttcaaatactaaaagatgatgccgtgaaagtgctgcactcaatacgccagcaaatttggaaaactcagcagtgcccacagactggaaaagatcagttttcattccaatcccaaagaaaagcaatgccaaagaatgttcaaaataccacacaattgcactcatctcacacgctagtaaagtaatgctcaaaattttccaagccaggcttcaacagtacatgaaccatgaacttccagatgttcaagatggatttagaaaaggcagaggaaccagagatcaaattgcaacatccattggatcatcaaaaaagcaagagagttccagaaaaacatctacttctgttttattgactatgccaaagccttggactgtgtggatcacaacaaatagtggaaaaattcttaaagagatgggaataccagaccacctgatctgcctcttgagaaatctgtatgcaggttaagaagcaacagttagaactggacatggaacaacagactggttccgaatcaggaaaggagtatgtcaaggctgtatattgtcaccctgcttatttaacttaaatgcacttaaaataacttaaaatcatGAGAAgagctagactggatgaagcacaagctggaatcaaaattgctgggagaaatatcaataacttcagatatgcaggtgataccaccctatggcagaaagcgaagaactaaagagcctcttgatgaaagtgaaagaggagagtgaaaaagttggcttaaaactcaacattcagaaaattaagatcatggcatcaagtcccatcacttcatggcaaatagatggggaagcaatggaaacaatgacagactttattttggggggctccaaaatcactgcagatggtgactgcaaccatgaaattaaaagatgcttgtgccTTGGAAGAAAccttatgactaacctagacagcatatcaaaaacagagacataattTGCCAAGAAagttccatctaatcaaagctatgctttttccagtagtcgtgtatagatgtgagttgaactataaagaaagcaaagcactgaagaattgaagcttttgaactgtggtgttggagaagactcttgagagtcccttggactacaggtagatccaaccagtccatcctgaaggaaatcagttctgaatattcattggaaggacagatgctggagctgaagctccaatactttgaccacctgctatgaagacctgactcattggaaaagaccttaatgctgggaaatattgaaggcagaaggaaaaggggatgacaaaggatgagatggttagatggcatcaccgactcaatggagatgagtttgagcaagctccaggagttggtgatggacagggaagtctggcgtgctgcagtccatggggtcccaaaagtcagacacgactgagtgactaaacttaaCTGATACTAGTTAACTGATAACTAGTCAGATCAAGTTGCAAACATTTCTGTGTGATTTAAGAGAAATAATGGCAAATTAGTCATGGGTCAACTTCTAAGCAGTAGTTGGTGTAAGCCTTTTCTCCTGATTTTAATCTGTCTGAAGGTGACATGCCTTCCTCCTGATCTTCACAGCTTTGGTGTAAGTCTCTTCACATTCCCATCAGAATGGGTCAGACATCCAACTCTGAGTTAGCAATGGCCTTGAACTTGAACTCTTGAAGAAACTATCCTGTGGGACATACTATCTACATAGACATTTTTTATTTGAGAGCAGCTGAGTTACACTATGATGTcaatttcaggtatatagcacagtgatccagttatatgtatcatttttcagattctttccccttataggttTTTACAAAATATCAAGCATGGTTTCCTGGGCTAGACTTTTGAATTGGTCCTTCTctcctcacttctcttctttgcgGGTCCCTCTGTGCtgcgtttagtcgctcagtcgtgtccaccttttTGAGACCCTgtcgactgtagcctaccaggctcctctgtccttggggattctccagtcaagaattctggactgggtagccatgccctccttcaggggatcttcccaacctagggatcgaacccaggtctccctcattgcgggctgattctttaccatctgagccaccagagaagcccaagaatactggattgggtagcctatcccttctccaggggctcttcccaacccaggaattgaacttgggtctcctgcattgcaggcggattctttaccagctgagctaccagggaagcctgaagtccCTCTAGGTGACCACCTCTCATCTCCCTAGGGCAGTGCACTTTTTTCTGAGATTATCTTTGTTTGCCTAAGAAATACTCATCGTTAGTCATAGAAATCCTGGAATTTGGAGTTTTCCTCCCTATTCCAAGTCAGGCAATTTAAAGACAGTGCCGGTACATGATATACTTGACGTCTTTGGGTGCGTTTTCACAAGCCATCTATCCTAGGAGGACTGGACGAGAAGACACACTGCCCTGTTCTCTCTTGCGCTGGAGCCGCCGGGGAGCTGCAGACCTTCAGCAGCTCCTTTCTCACCCCTCTGTCGTGTGTTTTCTGTAAAATATGCAGATTGGCCACCAAATTTAAATGAGCTCACGATTCACATGAAAGTCTTCCCAAAAAATCATACAAGTCCTTAAGccatcttttctttaaataacatCAACGGACAATAagcatattattaaaatgtcGGTATTACATTGGCTAATTAGTGAAAAcagccagaaattaaaaaaaaaaaaaaattctggtgtTCATGAAGCAAAGGTGGACAGAAACGGTGGCTCCGCTGAGGGCCAGCGGCTGGGGCTGGACAGGCTTTCTCATCAGTGATTTGGGCACAGGCATCCAGTCACGGGACGCAGCAGAAATTTCAGCTTTAGGGACTGAGAAATGGACTATTTCCTGCCGTTATCAGTCAACAAGGAGGTCACAGTCATCCGTGATTGCATCTACCCCCTATGGTGAGCTGGGGAGGGCACTCTGGAAGAAAGAATGCCTGCcctctagcagccatcagactgcagccccTCCCCTAAGGTGAGCCCCAGGGAGACTCAGGACAGGAAAACGCGGGACGATGGCCCAGGTAGCTGAGGTGCAGCTCAAAGGACTAATTTCAGAGAGCCTGGActcctgcatcttcccatacacagaaaagtctaaattttttaacttaggatatctggttttctttaacaatATCTTGACGtccagactacctgccctttgttgcaaaatgtCCACACAACCTGGCTCTGCCCTGCGCCTCCTAGAGCAGTTCTCTCTGGGTCACTGGAAACACTGCCTCCCCAGCTTGAAAAATACCCAGTGAATCAAACAtagttctcaacttttaggttgtaaatacttttttaagttcacagtatttattttaaggaaataatcagaaaaatgcaTGGGAATATTGAGTGGAACATTCCTTCTGTAGTCATTCTTAACACTGAAAACTTGATAAGAATCTAaatgctgcttttaaaaattctaactaGTAGAGAATTAATTAGTAAATTATAATACATCTCAGTAAGATTCAAATTTTTTGATATTTAACGAAATGGGAACATATACATTATCTACTAACGGAAAAAGCAAGTACAAAAGTATGTTGTGCATTTGTtttgtagaaaattttaaaatgatgctagcactaaaatattaaatgatttttctctAGATGAAAACAttagttgatttttatttccttctttatttcatttttgtgtgtgtgtgtgttacacatTTTCTGCAAAGGCTATGTATTACTTTATAAAAGgtatagaaaaattataaatgctCTCCAAATCTTACTctttggtattttttaattttacaattcAATGACTGGGTTTTAATGGTTTCCACCACCttcaggaaaataataataagtaagtAACAGAAATTCTACCTTGGAAAAAAGCAGAAACCTTTATTTGTAGGCACAGGTTTCTGAAACTTCAGAAGTCACTTAGATAGGCTTTCAAATGTTTCAAAGCTTTTTGAAGATTACCAAACATAGAAATGGAGGAACATAAATCTTGGAAGTTTTTAATCCCTTCTTTCTGCAAACATGTCTCAAAGTTTGTTTCTCTTACATCAGCTAgcatcatcattattttatagGCTTTACACCTTTCAAATATCgactaaataacaataaacaTCCAGACCCAATCCACATTCAGAGGCAtacctcaaatttttaaaaaatccacattgaaagggaaaaatatttgaTTACTTATTAAACCTGAGGTTCAAGCTGCAAACACAAATGCAAAATAgggttgtgtttgtgtgtacacaAGGTTAGCAGGACGCCTGCCCCCACCAGGCCCACCAGCCTCCTAGAGGCGGATCTGTGGCCAGCTCATGCGAGGCCCTCAGGGCCATTTGCCCCTGGGCTCCGAAGAAGCAGCCTGTTCCCCTGGGAGAAAGGGGGGCTCCCCTGAGAGAGCACAGCGCCACCCGTGGAGTGCATTCAGGGACCAGAGGAAGAAGGCCAGGGTCCGTCTCTtcaaacactgatgaaggaagcAGAAACCTGTAGAAGTAAATCCTCACACAAAAGGCAGCCAACTGGTCCTCTGGATGTTTCCACCTGTATTCACAGGAATCGAGTTTCTGTATTACTAGTGGAGGACACTGCACACTTAACCAACATCACTGCAATTTACTGTTCAGACCCAGCAGAAGATAGAGCTGGCCTGCTTTGCATCTGGACCTGGGGCTGCTGTGGCAGTAACTGGAAGAAGGCTCATCTGCTCCGTGCGGCTGCAGAGACCTCCCTGCGGCTGCAGAGACCTCCGTGCGGCTGCTAGAGACCTCCGTGCAGCTGCAGAGACCTCCGAGCGGCTGCTAGAGACCACAGACCCTCCCCAGGGGCCCGTCCTccccggggggtgggggcgggcagtTCACAGAGCACAGGATGGGGGTGATTAAGAGCACGGCCCTTGGGGCAGAGCCTTGTGGGCTCAGGCCCAAGTTCTGTCAATCGTGGGCccaatgaccttgggcaagtctcccagCACAGGATCCTTGCCCACAGAGAAGGTGGAGGTAACAGACTGGAGGCCCGGCGGTCTCCCCCAAAAGACCCCGCCCCGCTCTTCACCAGGCTCTGGAGCAACCTGACCAAGGAAGGCCATCCCAAATCCCGGATGAGAGAGAGCAgtgcattttattaaaattgtacattttttgagaggttttttttttacctgaatcatttttaaagtctgttgaatttgttacaattttgctttttatgttttggttttggccATGAGAAGCATGTGAGacctcagctccccaaccagggatcgaaccagcacccCTCGCATTGAAaggcggagtcttagccactggaccacgaggaaagTCTCAATTAAAAGTGCAGAAACCAGCCCTTCCTCTTTGGAACAATGCAGAACCAATTTCAAGGCCCCCAGGGTCCCTGTTAGAACAAGATCTGCCATTAGGTCCCCAGATACACACAAAGGATGACTGTAAACATTTCAAAACAGGGCGGGAGGATTCTCCCAAGAAGCACCTCGGGTCCCTCGATGTACAAATCAGCCATCGCTCAATGACTATACTCTGGAATCCAGTGGCACCCAgtggaattaaaaattttaattatcatttaaaaaaaggagTACTTATCATCTGAATAAGCTTTTCAGCACACACATCATGAAATGATGGTTCTGAATAGAATTTCTGTTGGTCGACTGCATAAGCAGTACCTCTCGTTGCTGGAATAATGTCTCAGAGGCAGAATAATGACGACATGACAATCTATGTAAATCAAGAACTGCATGTGGGTTTATTTTACATTTGAGAAAACAGTGGATTTAATTGTGTGAACCAAAATGTACTGTACAATATTAATGATAGAACATCAAAATGTATAATTAATAGTGCATCGCTTgctttgtcttcatttatttatttttgtctgataTACATGCATCTGGAAAGACGCAGGTGCCAGTAAAATTTCTCTATTTAAATCAAGCTGCAGGAActaaattttattcaaaaattgTGGTTTTACATTATATACAcagaaatttaatataaaatgacaatataaaaagttaaaagagaaagCATACAGCCAGAAGGTACAAAGAAAGTTGAATAGATTACAATGGTACGATATGTAACATATACGAGTTTTTAAGCTGATGCTGGCAATTTACAAGGAAAGGACGCCAACAtttgccccattttttttttcatttaccaaCGTAGCACGCTTATAGAAAGGTCGGCTTGTACCAAAGCTTACATTTGTAAATAACTATAAACCGCAGTAttttacaggaaaaaagaaatagcatttttacacatttttaaataataacttgcatactttttttttttttttgccaaaagtGGCATTTTTCAGCATCCAGAGGGTTTGGGCATAGTGGCAACTGGGGtgtttgctgtttttgttgttagtttttgttttctgttttaaacgTATGACGTTGTGGCTTCCTAACCCCCACGTCCTAGACAACTTTCTGCTCTCCAACAGCTGCATGCATGCTTCCTTCACAAACCAGTTCTGCATATAAAagcttgttttttaattattaaataagttTTGTGTCTGACACAGCTTTTGATCTGAATGAAATGcctttaagcctttttttttttttttctttttcttttttgagtgaaAGGCACAGAAATGCGATTGCAGTCCTCACAGGGTTAAATCTGACACTAGGAGGTCCTCTGACCTTTACTGTCATGGGAGCTTTGTAATTTTAGGACGACGTCTATCTCTGTTATTTGTGTCTTTCTTTCCTGCTAAGTAAGTGTCTCTGAGGAGTGTGCCCCACTATCTCCTACAAAAGAGAGCTGAACATCGAGAACAGATGTTGAAAATAAAGGTCAGACTCTgactcacagaaaaagaaaaggaacatgcACGATCGGACGAAGAGCATATAAATATAGCTACAAAATATGTGTAAGAAAAACCAAGGTCCAGACAGGCGGTCAGCAACCGAGAGCAGGCTGATTTCGGAGGCTCAGGCCGGGCCTAGTGCAGTACGACGGTAGTGCAATGCGCCGCGGGCGCGGGCCCGGGGCTACTGTTTCTCCAGCTCGGTCACATAGATCAGGTGGTCCTCGGGGGACTTGCCGTGGGTCTTGCTGAGGTGCAGTTTGACTGCGTGCTTGCTCGCAAAAGTCCGGTTGCACAGCTTGCACTGGAATGTGGAGCCCAGCTCGTCCTCAGCGGCCCCCGAAGGGCCCAAGGCTTTGCTCGCCAGGACTTTGGAAACATTCTGCTGTTCTTGAATCTGGTTTAGGGGCAACTTGGAGAGATCCTTCAAGCTGAAGCCTAAGTGTGTCTCTAGGTGATTGATGTACGTGGAAGCAGTTCTGAACTGAGAGGCACAATCGTTGCAAAAGAAAACAGGATGCCCTGTGTCCAGGTTCTTCAGGAACTTGGTCCCCCCTGTCCTCCGCAGCTGGTACTTGACATTGGCCAGCCAGTGGCTGATGGTGGTCATGGACAGCCCGGTGAACTTGGAGATGTGGACCCGCTCCTGGGGGCCCAGGTCTGACATGATGTACTTCCCCTCCGCTGTCTCGCGCAGGCTCGAGGCGAACTGGGCCTGCAGGATGAGCAGGTGCTGCGGGTTCCAGTTGGACTGCCGCCCCTTCCGCTTGTGCACGGGCGATAGCTCGTCCAGCGCCTCCTCAAAGCTGCTGCCATCAGCGTCTGACTTCTCCGACACGGTGGAGGGCGTGGAGGACTTGGGTGTCAGCCGCCCTGTGAGGTTCTTCACCATGTCCGAGATGTCCATGAGTGCGCTCTCCCGGAGCGGCGAGGACACGCCATCAGCGGCGCCGGGCACCAGGGGCTTGCTCTTGGACTTGGTCAGGTCAATGGGCTGGTCGCTGTTCTCGTAGAAGTAGCGGTCGGCGGCGCCAGGCGGCTTGGCGGGAGGGGCAGGGTAGGCTGGCTTGTCCAGCATGCTGGTGCTGATCTTGTAGAGCATGGCCAGCGGGTCCAGTGAGGGGCTCACGGGCCTGGATACCTTGCCCAGGTGGGTGTTCATGATGGACTGCAGGGCGCTCAGCGGGTTGATGAAGGAGGGCTCAGGCGAGTGGTCGGTGATGATGGCCAGGTTGTTACAGCCGTTGGTCACTTTGGCCTTGAGGGGCTCCGTGCCATTTGGGGTGTGGGCATCCCCCATGCCCTCCTTCTTGGCCTTCCCCACCTCGGCCTCGGGGCCCTTCTTGGGCTGCGGCTTGCTGCTGCCCCCCAGCTCCTCGGCCCTGGGGAAGTCCTTATTCTCCTTGGCCGCTGGGGACGCGGCCTTAGCCGGCGAGCCCTTCTCCTTCTCTGCTGGCCTCTCCTCCTTTTTCACGCTGACCTTGCCTGTGACTTTCTCTACCAGCTCTTCCATGGCCGACACGTTGCTCTTGTGGGGCGGCGGCGTGAGGCTCCCCGGGGAGTGCAGGAGCGCCCCATGCTCAGCGGATAGTGGCTTCACGCCGCCGGCGAAGGATGGCTGCATCTGGACGCTCTGCACTGCCGGGGGCGGCTTCATGGTGCCCGGCAGCTGGTAGGCAGCGTGGATGCTCGGGTAGCCACCCCACGAGGGCGCGCCATTCTGGGCTTTGCTGATGGCCGTGGAGACCGTGTTCTCCAGGGACTTGAGGATGTCCACACCCCCCTTGGCGCCGTCGTCCAGGTCTTCCTCGCGGAGGTACTGGTAGAGGGCAGTGGGCTCGAACTTCTCGCCCGCGTCCTCACCCTCCTCCTTGATCTTCTTGTCCGCCTCCCCTGCCACCAGGGCCGCCTTGTCCTTCTCGGGCTCCTTCTTCTCCTCCGCCGCGGTGGGGCCCGCGGGAGAGTCAGGCTGCTTCTTGAcgtgggcggcggcggcggcggccgggagcCTGGTGTGCGTGGTCGGCGGCAGGGGAATGGACTGGATCTTCTCCTCCACCACGGGGTCCAGCACCAGCTGCTTCCCCTTCTTGGAGGCGGAGGTGGTGACCTTCAGGAAGTGCCCGGTGACCATCATGTGGGCGGTGAGCTGCTGCAGGGTGTCGTGGGAGCTGCCGCACTCCATGCACTTGAGAATCTGGGCCTTGCGGGCCTCGAACTGCCAGGTGTAGCTGGCCCCGTTCTGGTAGCCGTAGCGGTTGTTGGGCGTCACGTAGGGGTTGGCCGTCTTCTGCTCCTTGGCCGCCTCGCTCAGCGCCGCCTCGGCCGCCGCCGCTCCGGCCGGCTCAGGGGAGCCGGGGGCCGCCAGCTCGTGCAGCGCCCGCTTCTTGGTGGAGGGGACCAGCTTGGTGAGGGCCGGCACGGGCTCCTTGAGAGGCACTTTCTGGTAATGCTTCGTCTTGATCATGTGCACGCTGAGGTCCTGCAGGGACTCGAACGAGTGCCCGCAGTACATGCACTTGAGCACCTTCTGCGCGTCctccttgccctccatctccATCAGCGAGCGCTTCCGGGGCTTGGACCAGCGCTTGGTCTTCTCCGAGTCCTTGTCCCTGTTGTCGTCCCGGTAGTGCCCCGTCTCGTTCATGTGCACCGTCAGCTCCACCAGCGTGTCGTAGGCGGCGCTGCAGTCCTTGCAGCGGAACTTGCTGGCGCCGGTGAACACCGAGCCGTAGAGCTTGTTGTTCTGGCGGTAGAGCTGCACGGTGCTGAAGAGGCTGGGCTCCGGCAGCAGGCCGTAGGACGACGTCTGCTGCAGCGTCTTGGCCAGGGCGGCCTGGTGCCAGTCGTAGCCTGAGCCACCGCTGGCGCCCGAGCCCGAGCTGGGGGTGCTCGCCGTGGTGCCCGTGGCCCCCGCGGTGCTggtggggggcgtgggggcgggggtggagccCTCCTTCTGGGCCGCATCGCTGGTGCTCGTGGTCGAGGCTGACTTCTTCAAGTCCAGGGCCAAGCTGGACCAGCAGGACTCGGAGAAGAGGTTTGCATACACGGCCTTGATCTGGGCCAAGCTGTCCTGGGGGTAGGAGACGCCCTCCGCGCCCTGGcgctcctccttctcctccttggaGGAGGAGCTTTTGAAGTGGGCGGGCTGGTCGCTGTGTTCGCTGAAGGGCGAGCCGTAGCCCGCGTCCTGGTTGGTTGCGGTGCTGATGGGGGAGTTCTGGTAGCTCTGGGCCTCCTTGATCTCCGCCTCCTCGCTGCACGCGAAGTCTGCCTCCTGAACATCCCCGGGCAGCCCATCCTCCACGCTGCCCTCGTCTATCGCTGCTGCTTTCAGTTCTTCCTCAGGAACATAAGCTGGGAGAGAGCAAGGAAACACAGTGAGAGGCGGATGGCACCCCGAGCACACGGCCTCCCCCACGCTCACGCCACCTTTAAAAAGACGTTTCTCATCCCAGGCTACAAGGCCGCCCCCACTTTATACACCGACCCGCTGCAGCGCCAGGGTGGAAACAGGTTTCCACCAAGGCAAGCCCCCCAACCCGGCCGAACTAAACACATTTCAACGGAAGGGCAGCGTCTGCCCTCTCCTTAGAGATGTCGGTCTGGCCATCATAGCTGGATGGGAAGACAACGAGGGAAAGAAACAGAGGGGGCCCCGGCTCCTCCGCCTGCAGATTCTTCCCTCGGTAAGCAACGGGGTCCCTCATGAGCCTCCCCATGGGGGGACCTGGTTGTCAACTTTTACGGAAAGATACCTCATGGACAGGATTCAGTGGTGTCCATAAATAAAGACACGCTTCAATGGTAAGTGATAAATAATCTAGTCTCCACTGAAAAAAGGAGGAAGCAACATAGCACCACCGTCCCCTGCCTGGATGGAACAGAAGTCACCCACAGGAGACACCAGGCAGGTGTCAAAGAGCCCCGGATATACGAAGCAGCATTGTCCACAAGACctgaaaggtggaaacaacccgaATGTCCGCTGATGGCTGAACAGGTGAACAAAGTGTGGTTtacacacacaatgggatattattcagcctttacaAGTAAGGAGAGTCTGATGCATGCTTCACTATAGACTAAATCAGGGGCATCATGCTCAGTATAACAATGTTAGGTttcatcactaagtcatgtccaacttttttgcaatCCTGTGTACTgtggaccgccaggctcctctgtccatagaatttcccaggcaagaatactggagtggattgccatttccttctccaggagatcttcccgacccagggatcgaacccacatctcttgcattgcaggcagattctttaccactgagacacctgggaagcctttaagccagccacaaaagacaaatacttaGGAGTCCCCTTACATGAGACACCTAGAATAGTGAGGTCT
The Capricornis sumatraensis isolate serow.1 chromosome 21, serow.2, whole genome shotgun sequence genome window above contains:
- the TSHZ1 gene encoding teashirt homolog 1 yields the protein MVVVMMMVVVMVVVMVVMVVVVMVIMVVVMKLMMVVMMVVIVMVMMVVVMVVVMLMMVVVMVVVVMVMMVVLMKLLMVVMVMVVVVMVVVVMVIMVVVMKLMMVVIVMMVLVVVVMVMMVVVMVVIMWTEAGLPSSGKQLRMCLPGHAAAQVRASPVEKRRAGRELKGPAECECPPCVHPCAEPLVGKHGRSRGVSVGEAVCSGCHPPLTVFPCSLPAYVPEEELKAAAIDEGSVEDGLPGDVQEADFACSEEAEIKEAQSYQNSPISTATNQDAGYGSPFSEHSDQPAHFKSSSSKEEKEERQGAEGVSYPQDSLAQIKAVYANLFSESCWSSLALDLKKSASTTSTSDAAQKEGSTPAPTPPTSTAGATGTTASTPSSGSGASGGSGYDWHQAALAKTLQQTSSYGLLPEPSLFSTVQLYRQNNKLYGSVFTGASKFRCKDCSAAYDTLVELTVHMNETGHYRDDNRDKDSEKTKRWSKPRKRSLMEMEGKEDAQKVLKCMYCGHSFESLQDLSVHMIKTKHYQKVPLKEPVPALTKLVPSTKKRALHELAAPGSPEPAGAAAAEAALSEAAKEQKTANPYVTPNNRYGYQNGASYTWQFEARKAQILKCMECGSSHDTLQQLTAHMMVTGHFLKVTTSASKKGKQLVLDPVVEEKIQSIPLPPTTHTRLPAAAAAAHVKKQPDSPAGPTAAEEKKEPEKDKAALVAGEADKKIKEEGEDAGEKFEPTALYQYLREEDLDDGAKGGVDILKSLENTVSTAISKAQNGAPSWGGYPSIHAAYQLPGTMKPPPAVQSVQMQPSFAGGVKPLSAEHGALLHSPGSLTPPPHKSNVSAMEELVEKVTGKVSVKKEERPAEKEKGSPAKAASPAAKENKDFPRAEELGGSSKPQPKKGPEAEVGKAKKEGMGDAHTPNGTEPLKAKVTNGCNNLAIITDHSPEPSFINPLSALQSIMNTHLGKVSRPVSPSLDPLAMLYKISTSMLDKPAYPAPPAKPPGAADRYFYENSDQPIDLTKSKSKPLVPGAADGVSSPLRESALMDISDMVKNLTGRLTPKSSTPSTVSEKSDADGSSFEEALDELSPVHKRKGRQSNWNPQHLLILQAQFASSLRETAEGKYIMSDLGPQERVHISKFTGLSMTTISHWLANVKYQLRRTGGTKFLKNLDTGHPVFFCNDCASQFRTASTYINHLETHLGFSLKDLSKLPLNQIQEQQNVSKVLASKALGPSGAAEDELGSTFQCKLCNRTFASKHAVKLHLSKTHGKSPEDHLIYVTELEKQ